GCAAGCGGAACGAAGCCAGAGATTAGTCTCCCTTAATGCGTACGATAGTAGCCAGGCATAAGACGAGCAGGCGAGAAGGTTGCTCTTTAACCTTCTTTGACTGCTTGGCTGTAGACCTAAGAGCCCCTAGGTGCTGGAGCTAGACAATAAAGGAGGTATTTTCAATGAACCAAAATCAACAAAAGATTCAAAACACGGAAACACAGGTACCTAAAACCCCGCAAATGAATGATCGCGATTTCATCACTGATTTACTAACAACAGAAAAATATCTGACCACCTCTTATAGCATGGCGCTGCATGAAGCAAGCCACCAAGGGCTATATCAAGACATTATGAAGATTTTTACCGAAACGGAACAATGCCAGCGTGACATTTATGACCTAATGTTTAGAAAGGGCTGGTACGCAATTGAAGCAGCCGACCAACTAAAATTGCAGCAATCCTATCAGCAGTTTCAGGGATATACTAATCAATTTCCGACAGGCGGGACACTTCAATAAGACAAAAGCCAGGAGGATTTCTATAAAGGGTTATATGTAGTGTAGGGTGCCCAAAAATAAAACACGAAGGAAATCTTTGGTCAATTTACAAGTTTTCAATTACTCAATTCAAAGGACATTACACATTTAGTTTTGTCCCAGATGAGTTTTGGCCTTCATTGACCTTGTGAAGAACATTTTTCCAGTTTTCTTGATTGGTTTTGGCCTTCATTGACCTTGTGAAGGCCATTTCTATAGTTTTCTTGATGGGTTTTGGCCTTCATTGACCTTATAAAGGCCATTTCTATAGTTTTCTTGATGGGTTTTGGCCTTCATTGACCTTGTGAAGGCCATTTCTATAGTTTTCTTGATAAGTTTTGGCCTTCATTGACCTTGTGAAGGCCATTTCTATAGTTTTCTTGATGGGTTTTGGCTTTCATTGATTAAGTCCGTATAATTGTGTAAAAAGAAAAGGAGTCAAATTAATACCTCTTGTCTACAATGTTAACAGCGACGAAAACAATGAGGAGGAATTAATTTTGACTCAACTTCAGTTTAACCTAAATATTGACGATTTAAAAGATTCTGTAATGAATTCTGATATTGACGCAGTTATCAAAGCATCTATAGTCCTTGTATTAAATTCAGTGATGGAAAAAGAACGTGATGATTATTTACATGCTGGAACTTACGAACGTACAACGGACCGTCGGGACTACCGAAATGGCTACTATGAGCGAGAGCTGCTTTTAAGTATTGGTAAAGTAACCTTGAAAGTACCCCGTACACGTAACGGAGAGTTCTCACCTTCTGTATTTGAAAGATATTCCCGGTGTGACCAAGCATTTGTTCTTTCAATGCTCGAAATGGTGGTGAACGGGGTATCCACTCGAAAGGTGAAAAATATAGTACAACAATTATGTGGTGAGAGCGTTTCAAAATCATTTGTTTCTTCCCTAACAGAAAAGCTCGATCCAATTGTTAACACATGGGCAAATAGGCCTCTAAATACAACATACTATCCCTACATTTTTGCGGATGCCATGTATATCAAAGTAAGGGAACATCACCATGTAGTGTCTAAGGCCGTTTATATTGCAACTGCGATTAATGAACATAATGGGCGGGAAATCCTCGGTTTAAAAGTAGACCACTCTGAAAGCTTTGAGGCCTGGCAAAGATTTTTTCAGTACTTACAATCACGCGGTCTACAATCACCTAAATTGATCATATCAGATGCACATAAGGGCTTAAAAAAGGCTATTGCCGAAGAATTTGTGGGGACTACTTGGCAACGCTGCACAGTACATTTTAAACGCAATATCTTTAATCAATTGCCCAAAAAAGACGTGGATGAGGTGAAAATAGGCTTAAAAAGAATGTTTGAGGCTGTAAAAATTGAGGATGCGAGGAATTTCAAAGAGGAGTTTCTAAAGAGTTTTGGAGAAAATCCAAAATTAACAAAAGCAATAGAAACATTGGAAGATGGCTTCGAAGATGCCATTCAATATTTAAACCACCCTTCGAAATATCACAAATATATTCGTAGTACAAATTCATTGGAACGATTGAATCAAGAAGTTAGAAGAAGGGAAAAAGTTATACGAATTTTTCCCAATACACAATCAGCGTTCAGATTAATAGGGGCAGTTTTAATGGACATTGGAGATGAACAAGCAAATAAAAAAATAGCAGTATGAAAAAAGTAATCATGAAATTTTGATAGGTTCGAAGGGAGAACAAGTTGGACCCCCCCCCTTTACCTACTTATAGAAAGCAGAAGAAAATTAGTGTTAAGGTATGGAGGATGGCCTAATTTCGAATTGACATTGAGCCTCCGCGGGCATGATGTAAAGCCAGGAAGCCAGGAGTTTAGCAACCCCTGTCTTGCCCTCCAGGCTATCATGCCCGCCCCTCAATGTAAATTCGAAATAAGTGTACTCCACTTATCATAATTTTAAGCATGTCGATATTTCATTGTAGACACTTTTACACAATATTCTGGACTTGACTCTTTCATTGACCTTATGAAGGCCATTTCTATACTTTTCTTGATGGGTTTTGGCTTTCATTGACCTTATGAAGGCCATTTCTATAGTTTTCTTGATGGGTTTTGGCCTTCATTTACTTTATGAAGGCCATTTCTATACTTTTCTTGATATGTTTTGGCCTTCATTGACCTTATAAAGGCCTTTTCTATAGTTTTCTTGATGGGTTTTGGCTTTCATTGACCTTATGAAGGCCATTTCGATAGTTTTCTTGATAGGTTTGGCCTTCATTGACTTTATGAAGGACTGGATGGTTCCTGAAAAGTTCTGAGATCTGAGATGTAAGCTGTTCTGTTATGCTTTAGACCTTAGTCGTAAACCCGTTAAGAATTCCTACGCATTTTCTAGGTAAAAATAAACCTTACTTCTGTATTGATTTCCGATACTGCTCATTCAATTGTTTAACTTCATGAACGATTTGCTTCATTTCTTCCCTTGCCTCAGGGTATAGTGCATTCCAATGGTTGATTAATGACGGCATCGACTTAGCGATATGAGAGTACAACGCCCAAGCCTTCACTTTTTCCTTTGTTTCCTCGTTGCATTCACCAACCAATAGTTCACTGTATTTTTCAAGTAAAGCTTCGAACTGCTTCGCAAATACTTTCTCCATCGTGACACCTTCCATCATTACCTAAATGAGTACATGGACATGTTTTGCAGCGCTTACCTGCCGGGAGCTGATAGGAAAAGCAGCATGTTCTTCTAATTCTTACCTCTTCATCGCGTTCTTTCAAATACGTCTTATCAGTAAAGTATTTTTGCAGCGGGTTTAGGTTATAGGCACCAAATATTTGTCCTTCTGCTTCTAAAATTAAATAGCGAAAATCGTCCTTACTGTTAGCATTGTCGCTATCTTTCAGTTCACTTTCATATAGCCAAAATAAATATACAGCAATATTTTCCCACAGAATCAACTTAGAAATACCGACTGTTTTTTCCAGTTGAGAAATCATTGGGTAAATGTTATTTGCAAAAAGATCTTTTAGAACACTTTTGCGCCATTCTGGACGATTCTCATTAGAACCCAAGCTTTGCACTTCGGCATCCTTTAAAGAAAAGGAAGGAAGCCAATCTTTCCCTTGTTCGGCTGGCTCCATTTTTACATTATCCAACGATACATGAAGCTTTTTATTCAAAGCGGTCATCGCATAGAGCGACATCACCGCTAAAAAGGCATACCGTTTGATAAAAATCGATGCGGCAACTTTTTCTGTAGGGGCACCAATCGCAAGGGTTAAATTTTTCAAAAAGGCCTTAAGGAACGATTCATCCAATAGATCCCCGAGACTAATTGAATGTTCCAAGCTGGTATTGAACCTGAACTTTTTTAATTGAATCCTTTCCTGTTCTGTCAGCATACTAGCCATTCATCGCCACCGCCTGATTAAGGATACATCTTCCTTTGCCATAAGGAATGCAAAGTGGTGTCCCAAATAGTGGGTCCATTGTCACCTCACAGTCCATACCAAACACATTTTTGACAAGACTGCAGTTGATGATATGCTCTGGCTTCCCTTGAGCAAATACCTTCTTGTCCTTAATGGCAACCACATTATGAGCATAACGGCATGCAAGATTGAGATCGTGAAGTACCATGACAACCGTCCGTTTTTTCTTTTCATTTAATTCAAAAAGCAAATCGAGTATTTCAATTTGATGAGTCATATCTAGGTATGTTGTTGGTTCATCTAAAAGGATAATATCAGTGTCCTGTGCCAAGGTCATTGCAATCCATGCCCTTTGTCTTTGCCCACCAGAGAGAGAATCAACCGTTCTCTCTTTTAACTCATCCAAACGAGTAGCTTTTAAAGCATCATTGACCTTTTTCTCGTCTTCCTCTGACCATTGCTTTAACCACGATTGATGTGGATAACGCCCTTGTTTGACGAGTTGGAGAACGGTTATCCCTTCCGGAGCAGTTGGTGACTGGGGCAGAATTGCCATCTTTTTCGCAATTTCCTTTGTTGAAAGTTTGGCAATCGCCTTTCCTTCGAGCAAAACGCCCCCGGACTTCGGCTTTAGGAGGCGGGCGATGGAACGAAGGAGAGTGGATTTTCCACAGCCATTTCCCCCGATAAAAACAGTAATTTCACCCTTTGGAATTTTCAAATCCAACTCATTAATAATGAGCGTCTCTCCGTAGGAAAGGGATAAATTTTTCGTTTCAATCGCATTCATCATCTTGCCAGCTCCTTTTTGCCATTTATCTAGACAGCAGGCACGAAATTACATTCACCTGCATTTTTTCTTTTTAAGCGTTTCTTGTTTTAAAAAGTAAGTAAATAAAGTATGGTGCACCGATTCCGGCAGTAAACACTCCGGCAGGTACTTCTAACGGTGAAAACATCGTCCGGCCGATTAAATCAGCAACCATGACCAGGATGCCTCCCAGCAGTGCTGATGTCGGCAGCAGCGCGCCAAAGGACGATCCTACTAGCCTTCTTGCCATATGAGGTGCCATTAATCCGACAAAGCCAATGCCACCGGCAAAAGCGACCGAGCTGCCAATCAAGGCGGTGCTGATCATCAATAGTAGAAAACGTTGTTTTTGTATCTTGCCGCCTAAACCGGTGGCAACTTCATCGCCAAGCTCTTGAATATTTATCGTTCTTGCTGCCACGATGGCAATGATGAGAAAAATAACGGTCCACGGTACGAGCGTTGCTACGTTTTTCCAATTAGAACCATAAACTGTACCAGTAATCCATATATTCGCTTGGCTCGCCTGATAAATTGGCCCCATGACCATCATTAATGTTGTTAATGCCTGCATCAAGGTGGAAATCCCAATACCAATCAACACGAGTCGAATTGGCGAAACACCATTTTTCCATGCAAGGAAGTACACTAAGAAAGCTACAACCCCTGCACCTAAAAAAGCAGCTAACGGTAACCAGGCGATGCTGACGGTTAAGGCATTATTTGAATCACTAAAGAAAGCTAAAAAACCAACAACAGCCACCGATGCGCCGCCGGTAATCCCAAGGACATCCGGTGAGGCGAGCGGATTTCGAATCATTCCTTGTAATATCCCGCCCGCTACAGCTAATGACATTCCAACCATTAAGGCGATGATAATTCTTGGCAGACGGAAGGATGTAATAATCAGCTTTTCCATCTCCGGGCCGCCGCCAAATAAAACTTTTACCACGGTGAGCGGGTTAATTTTCATATCTCCTATACCAGTACTAAGAACAAACACCATGAATGTGACAAGGAGCAGGATGGTAAAAATAAATGCAGCTTTTCGATCGATTAAAAAGGACAGTTTCCCCTTAAAAAGACGGAAATTTTTATATTTGCTCATCGGCCATTAAACCCCCTTCTCGCAATGTAAATAAAGAATGGAGTTCCAATAATGGCCGTCATGACACCGACAGGTACTTCTGAAGGCATTAATATATATCTTGCGGCGATATCTGCTGCAAGTAACAGGATAGCACCAAGAACACCAGATAACGGAATGACCCAGCGATGATCAATCCCAATGATAGACCTTGTAATATGGGGGACTACAATCCCGACAAAGCCAATTGGCCCTGCCACTGCTACGGAACCCCCGGCTAATAAAATAACAATGATACCAATGGCTATTTTAACAAGACCGGTATTTAGCCCCAGTCCTTTCGCGACATCTTCCCCCATGGACAGGATATTCATTTTTCCAGCAATCAGAACGGCACCAACCCAGCCAAGCCCGATGAATGGTAAAACCGAAATGAGCGTCTCCAGCTTCCGGCCTTGAACAGACCCAGCTAGCCAAAACAGAACTTGCTCGAGTGCGGCTTCATCCACAACTAGTAGTCCTTGAGTGAATGAAGAAAACATCGCTCCTATTGCAGCACCTGCTAATGTGAGTTTCATCGGTGTTAAACCTTCTCTTCCGAAAGAACCAATTCCATATACGCTGACGGCAGCGACTGCAGCTCCTAAGAAGGCAAGACCATTGAAGGCTTGTAAATTATTAACCGAAAATAAAGTTACTGCAGTTACAACTGCAAAACCTGCGCCAGCATTGATCCCGAAGATTCCGGGAGATGCAAGAGGATTTTTCGTCAAGGTCTGCATGAGTACCCCTGCAATTGCCAGGCTTGCCCCTACCGCCGACGCTATTAAGGCTCTGGGAAGCCTTACAGTTTGAATAATAATATGTTCGTTTGAGCCATTATAATGCGTAAAAGCATCGATTGCCGTCCGCCAGCTCGTATCTGTATAGCCAAAAATGACACTCGCACACATTAGCAGCAGCATAACTAATACGGCGATAATAATTCCGATCCATTTTGATGATGTATTTTTTAACAGCATGTGATTGAAACCCTTCTAACTTCTTTTAGTTCTATAAATTTAGTCTATCTCTAATTGATAACTATTGTCAATGAATTTGAGAATCATTTTCAACTGTATCTATTGCTGTTCACTAATTCGTAAAATTATTATTTTAGTTCACAAAATCATAGCGTTTCTATTTATAGTTGATATTGTTCACTAATTCGTAAATGATTTTGAAAATCATTTTCAATTAATGATTGACAGCCTCCTTCTTTTCATTTTATGATAAGGATGTCATTGAAAATGATTATCATTTACAACCATTAAGGAGGATACATACAAAAATGAAAGCAATAAAAACTCTACTCTCTCTCTTCTCCATCATGGCAATTTTCTTATTAGCTGGTTGCGGCGGTACAGAGGAGAAAACAACTGACAAGAAAGAAGCGCCAAAAGCAACGGAAGAAAAATCGTATACCGTTGAACATGCGATGGGATCTACAACTATTAAGGGTACCCCAAAAAGAGTCGTAATTCTTACGAATGAAGGAATTGAAGCACTTTTAGCAATGGGAGTCACTCCTGTCGGTGCGGTTAAACCTGCTGCAGGTGACACATGGTATGACCATATTGCCGATAAAATGAAAGACGTAAAAGTTGTTGGTATGGAAAGTGAAGTAAATGTGGAAGCGATCGCTGCCCTAAAACCTGATTTGATTATTGGCAATAAAATGCGTCAGGAAAAGATTTACGAACAATTAAGTGCGATTGCTCCAACCGTATTTGCAGAAACTCTTCGCGGCGACTGGAAGGAAAACTTCAATTTATATGCAAAAGCACTTAATAAGGTAGATAAAGGTAATGAAGTTATTCAAAAATATGATACCCGCATTGCTGATATCAAAGAAAAGCTTGGCGACAAAAAGAATATGAAAGTCTCTATGGTCCGCTTTATGGGTGGCGAGGTTCGTATTTATCATAAGGATACATTCTCAGGTGTTATTTTAAATGACCTTGGCTTTGCCCGCCCGGAAAGTCAAAATGTGGATGATTTTGCTGAAAGAAATGTTACAAAAGAACGAATTCCAGCTATGGATGGAGACATCCTATTCTATTTCACTTACGAAACTGGTGACGGCAAAAGCTCTGAATTGGAAAAAGAATGGATAAACGACCCTCTATTCAAAAACCTTGAAGTAGCTAAGAAAGGTGAAGTTCACAAGGTGAGCGATACGATTTGGAATACTGCCGGCGGCGTACTGGCTGCAAACCTGATGCTTGATGATATTGAAAAGATCTTTTTGAAATAATAAAATTTGTGATAAGGACCGCCTGCGTGTCAGGTGGTCCTTGTTAATTATTCCGCCGATTTGGTGTGTATTTCCGCCGATTGCCGGATTTATTCCGCGAGTTTGAAGCTTATTTCCGCGTACTTTCGAATTAATCCCGCCAATTTTTGCATTTTTTCCGCCGATTCCATTCAAAATTACCTTTTTTATTATAATTTCTAACCCAAAGTTCGTTTTTTTTATTAGCTGATTCTCCCTGCCTAGGGATTCCGCCAAGTTGAGCCGGATTTCCGCCATCTTTTGTATTAATTCCGCTGAACTACGCTCGTTTTCCGCCAAACCCGTTTCAAAGCAACAAAAATGTTCTCCCTGCATTGGGATTCCGCCAACTTGGGCCAGATTTCCGCCAACTTGAGCCGGATTTCCGCCAAAATACGCGATAATTCTGCCAACTTTTGTATTAATTCCGCCAAGCTACGCTCGTTTTCCGCCAAATCCGTTTCAAAGCAACAAAAAAAGAGCGAACTGACCTCGCTCTTTAAACAATATTATGCCGTTGTTGAAAACATGTATTTTTTATAATGGTAGCGAATTGAAAAAATTAGCCCCATCGCGAGCATGTTTGCCATTAACGCGCTCCCGCCGTAACTGATAAACGGCAGTGGAATACCAGTGATCGGCAGGACTCCGATGGTCATTCCGATATTTTGGAAAACGTGGAAGGTAATCATGCTGATGACTCCAACGCAAATATACGTATAAAAATTATTCTTTGTTTCCATGCCAACTTTTGTAATATGGTAGATCAATAGGAAAAATAAACTGATTAATACACTTGCTCCAATAAAGCCATATTCTTCACCGACAACGCTAAAAATAAAATCGGTTTGACTTTCAGGTAAATAGACTTCTCGATTACCGAACCCTTTGCCGCCTGTCTGCCCAGAGCCGATCGCGAGCAAGGATTTTGTCAGCTGATAGGCATCAGTGCCTTGATAACTATAAGGATCAAGCCATGAATAAATTCGACGCAGCTGATATTCGCCTACCCCAAGATACTTAGACAAAAAATCGGGGTGCCAAAGGACAAAATAAAAAACTGTTCCAATCAGGACAATCCCGGCAGAAAACATTGGCACAAGGATTTTCCATGAAATACCCGAGATAAAAACCATTCCTACTAAAATGGCTAGAAAGACGAGTGCAGTCCCCAAGTCCTGCTTGATGATTAGCGCTAAGGGAACCATCGTTACGATTCCCATCTTGATTAACAACCAAAAATCAGATTGCACGGACTTAACCGGATTTTTTTGGTGATGCTTATCGATGACCCATGCAAGAGCTAGGATAATAAAGACTTTGACAAACTCCGATGGCTGCAAGGACATCCCTGGAAGCTTAATCCAGTTTTTCGCTCCATTGATTACCGGGGCAATACTTGGTGGAGCAACTATTAGAAAGCAAAGTAGAAAAATACCAAACCCGTACGCATACCAGGTGAGCTTTTTTAATTGATCCGAATCGAGGGTTATGACGGCTGCAATAATCCCCGTACCTACTACGTACCAAACAATTTGTTTGACTAAAAAGTTCTCCTTGTACTGCCCGCTAGCCTGCGCACTATAAAGTGCTAGACAGCTCGCTAAGAAAAGTAATATCAATATAAAAACAAGATTATAATCGAGTTTAGAAGTTGTATTGTTTTTTAAAGTCATCTTGGTTCCACCTTACTAAAAACTTGTACATTCCTTCATTATATTTTTAAAAAGAATAAATCTCAACTTCTAACCTGCTAATGGTTTAATTTACATAAAGAAAACTCGCCGATTGGCGAGGCCCAAAGGGAGAAGACAGAGGCATAGTTGTCCTTATGCCTGATAGGAAATTTATACTTTCCTATCGGCTAAAAAAGGAAGTGTGTGCAGAGCAGTACTCCACTTAATTCGTTACATGAGATGTGTTTTTCTCATTACAATTGGATTTACTGATTTGTTTTGACACGTTCCACCCCTTTTCCTTAAGAATAGATTCGCCTCACCTCATCTGCCATCCACTCCAAGTTATTCGGAACCTGTGGAATGCCGTATCCGATATAAAGCGGAGTTGTGACAAAACGAGAAACAATTTTCGCATAAATTTTATCGTCAATATGATGAAAAAACACATTATAGCTTGTCGCCTTGAACGGAAAATGGTTCAGGATATAGTTTACAGCCATCTGCATGTATTCCGAAAACTTCTCCTGATAACCGGAATCCTGCATCTCGACATTAAATTCATAAAACCCAACACGCGGCTTTGTTGAGAGCGTAAACCGAACACCCTCTGCTTCCATAATAATGATTCCCTGGAACATTTCATGGAATACCTTCTCTTTATAGTCAATGTCATGTAAACCGACAATCTGCATATGGGGATGGGCGATTGACCCACCAGACAATGGTCCATGGTTTTTGAAAAAAATGACCGATCGATACCTTCCAGTTTCCTCCATATCCAACCAATGCCGCAAACCGAACCTAATCAATCTATGTAGATGGTCTTTTGAATAGGTTGATAAATCAGCATGGCAATTGTCTGTTTCAATCAGCACGGTTTGATAGGCATTTTCCAATACAGGATATTTATTTTTCAAAAGAATAATTGGACCGTCCACTGCGATGAGGTCTATTAGCTTGTCTCTTTCGCAAAACGGGCAGGCCTGTTCTTTGTTCCGAATACTTTCCGGCTTTTTGACACCGATAGACGTATTAAAATACAGATGTTTAGTTTCCAAACGTGTATCTCCTTTCAAAAAGGCTATATTTCTATTTTATGGGAGAGGACGGATGGTTTGCACATATTTTGATTTGCAACTGAAATTTTCATTGACCATACTGGTAAAATAATCCTAAAATAGAGTTGAATTTCATTAAATGGTTGTTTTTTGCATATCATTTAAGTGTACTGGCTTATCATTATTTGAGAATGAGAGGGAGTTTATGTTAACAAAACTAGAAGCATTTATCCTCGGGATTATCCAAGGGTTAACGGAATTTTTACCGATTAGCAGTACGGGGCATCTTTATTTAGGAAGAAATTTATTTGGCTTACAGGAAGCTGGTCTTTTGCTCGATACGATGCTTCATGTCGGTACACTGCTTGCTGTCTTTGTTTTTTATAAGAATGAATTTATAAAAATTATTAAAAATCCTTTTAGCAAATTAACCTTTTTATTAATTGTAGGGACAATTCCAGCAGTCATTTTTGGACTTGCCTTTAAAGATTATATTGATGAAATCTCGAAGACAGGTGTTACCATCGGCTGGGAGTTTTTAATTACGGGGATTTTTCTGTGGCTCGCTGATTCAGCCAAAAATGGCTATAAGAAAATGGACGATATCAGCTATAAGGATGCCTTCATCATCGGTACCTTTCAGGCGGTTGCGATTATGCCGGCGATTTCTCGGTCCGGAATGACCATTGTTGCTGCTTTATGGCGAAAATTAGACCGTGAAACGGCAGCCTACTTTTCATTCCTGTTATCAACACCAGCGATTGCAGGGGCGATTGTCCTGCAAACAAAGGATTTGATCGGCGGTCAAGGGGAGGAAATCTCTTTATCTGCCTTGCTTGTCGGCATCATTGCCTCTGCCCTCTTCGGTTATATCGCTGTTAGATGGATGATAGGTTATTTGAAGAACCATTCTTTAAAACCGTTTGCTATATATGTTTGGGCACTAGGATTACTCGTGCTATTTTTTCAATTCACAGGAAAATTTTAACTGAATTTTGAAAGCGAGACGATTTCGCAAATAAATGAACTAGGTTCGCAAATTAACTCATCAGTTTCTCAAATAAACCTACTAGGTTCGCAAATAAACCCATAACTTTCGCAAATAAAAGAAATTTTTTGTAGATATAAGAGCATTTTATGCAAATTTGAATACTAAAAAGCGACTCACACATCGAGTCGCTCTCTTTTTTATCCCGCATTAATGGGCAGTAAGCCTCCCTCATTTCGAGACTTTTATGGAAAATGGATGCGTGGGGGATCAACTGCCCGTAAATGCCCGATTAGTTCAACTAACCATCAGTGGGAAAAACTGATGGTTAGTTGAACTTTATTGTGCAACAGTTTGATTTGCCATTTCTCTTGCTGCATCTGCTGC
The DNA window shown above is from Neobacillus sp. WH10 and carries:
- a CDS encoding DUF2573 family protein, encoding MEKVFAKQFEALLEKYSELLVGECNEETKEKVKAWALYSHIAKSMPSLINHWNALYPEAREEMKQIVHEVKQLNEQYRKSIQK
- a CDS encoding FtsW/RodA/SpoVE family cell cycle protein, whose product is MTLKNNTTSKLDYNLVFILILLFLASCLALYSAQASGQYKENFLVKQIVWYVVGTGIIAAVITLDSDQLKKLTWYAYGFGIFLLCFLIVAPPSIAPVINGAKNWIKLPGMSLQPSEFVKVFIILALAWVIDKHHQKNPVKSVQSDFWLLIKMGIVTMVPLALIIKQDLGTALVFLAILVGMVFISGISWKILVPMFSAGIVLIGTVFYFVLWHPDFLSKYLGVGEYQLRRIYSWLDPYSYQGTDAYQLTKSLLAIGSGQTGGKGFGNREVYLPESQTDFIFSVVGEEYGFIGASVLISLFFLLIYHITKVGMETKNNFYTYICVGVISMITFHVFQNIGMTIGVLPITGIPLPFISYGGSALMANMLAMGLIFSIRYHYKKYMFSTTA
- a CDS encoding spore coat protein; this translates as MNQNQQKIQNTETQVPKTPQMNDRDFITDLLTTEKYLTTSYSMALHEASHQGLYQDIMKIFTETEQCQRDIYDLMFRKGWYAIEAADQLKLQQSYQQFQGYTNQFPTGGTLQ
- a CDS encoding iron ABC transporter permease translates to MSKYKNFRLFKGKLSFLIDRKAAFIFTILLLVTFMVFVLSTGIGDMKINPLTVVKVLFGGGPEMEKLIITSFRLPRIIIALMVGMSLAVAGGILQGMIRNPLASPDVLGITGGASVAVVGFLAFFSDSNNALTVSIAWLPLAAFLGAGVVAFLVYFLAWKNGVSPIRLVLIGIGISTLMQALTTLMMVMGPIYQASQANIWITGTVYGSNWKNVATLVPWTVIFLIIAIVAARTINIQELGDEVATGLGGKIQKQRFLLLMISTALIGSSVAFAGGIGFVGLMAPHMARRLVGSSFGALLPTSALLGGILVMVADLIGRTMFSPLEVPAGVFTAGIGAPYFIYLLFKTRNA
- the fhuF gene encoding siderophore-iron reductase FhuF, whose product is MASMLTEQERIQLKKFRFNTSLEHSISLGDLLDESFLKAFLKNLTLAIGAPTEKVAASIFIKRYAFLAVMSLYAMTALNKKLHVSLDNVKMEPAEQGKDWLPSFSLKDAEVQSLGSNENRPEWRKSVLKDLFANNIYPMISQLEKTVGISKLILWENIAVYLFWLYESELKDSDNANSKDDFRYLILEAEGQIFGAYNLNPLQKYFTDKTYLKERDEEVRIRRTCCFSYQLPAGKRCKTCPCTHLGNDGRCHDGESICEAVRSFT
- a CDS encoding DUF4931 domain-containing protein, encoding METKHLYFNTSIGVKKPESIRNKEQACPFCERDKLIDLIAVDGPIILLKNKYPVLENAYQTVLIETDNCHADLSTYSKDHLHRLIRFGLRHWLDMEETGRYRSVIFFKNHGPLSGGSIAHPHMQIVGLHDIDYKEKVFHEMFQGIIIMEAEGVRFTLSTKPRVGFYEFNVEMQDSGYQEKFSEYMQMAVNYILNHFPFKATSYNVFFHHIDDKIYAKIVSRFVTTPLYIGYGIPQVPNNLEWMADEVRRIYS
- a CDS encoding undecaprenyl-diphosphate phosphatase, with the translated sequence MLTKLEAFILGIIQGLTEFLPISSTGHLYLGRNLFGLQEAGLLLDTMLHVGTLLAVFVFYKNEFIKIIKNPFSKLTFLLIVGTIPAVIFGLAFKDYIDEISKTGVTIGWEFLITGIFLWLADSAKNGYKKMDDISYKDAFIIGTFQAVAIMPAISRSGMTIVAALWRKLDRETAAYFSFLLSTPAIAGAIVLQTKDLIGGQGEEISLSALLVGIIASALFGYIAVRWMIGYLKNHSLKPFAIYVWALGLLVLFFQFTGKF
- a CDS encoding iron ABC transporter permease, encoding MLLKNTSSKWIGIIIAVLVMLLLMCASVIFGYTDTSWRTAIDAFTHYNGSNEHIIIQTVRLPRALIASAVGASLAIAGVLMQTLTKNPLASPGIFGINAGAGFAVVTAVTLFSVNNLQAFNGLAFLGAAVAAVSVYGIGSFGREGLTPMKLTLAGAAIGAMFSSFTQGLLVVDEAALEQVLFWLAGSVQGRKLETLISVLPFIGLGWVGAVLIAGKMNILSMGEDVAKGLGLNTGLVKIAIGIIVILLAGGSVAVAGPIGFVGIVVPHITRSIIGIDHRWVIPLSGVLGAILLLAADIAARYILMPSEVPVGVMTAIIGTPFFIYIARRGFNGR
- a CDS encoding IS256 family transposase, translated to MTQLQFNLNIDDLKDSVMNSDIDAVIKASIVLVLNSVMEKERDDYLHAGTYERTTDRRDYRNGYYERELLLSIGKVTLKVPRTRNGEFSPSVFERYSRCDQAFVLSMLEMVVNGVSTRKVKNIVQQLCGESVSKSFVSSLTEKLDPIVNTWANRPLNTTYYPYIFADAMYIKVREHHHVVSKAVYIATAINEHNGREILGLKVDHSESFEAWQRFFQYLQSRGLQSPKLIISDAHKGLKKAIAEEFVGTTWQRCTVHFKRNIFNQLPKKDVDEVKIGLKRMFEAVKIEDARNFKEEFLKSFGENPKLTKAIETLEDGFEDAIQYLNHPSKYHKYIRSTNSLERLNQEVRRREKVIRIFPNTQSAFRLIGAVLMDIGDEQANKKIAV
- a CDS encoding iron-siderophore ABC transporter substrate-binding protein, giving the protein MKAIKTLLSLFSIMAIFLLAGCGGTEEKTTDKKEAPKATEEKSYTVEHAMGSTTIKGTPKRVVILTNEGIEALLAMGVTPVGAVKPAAGDTWYDHIADKMKDVKVVGMESEVNVEAIAALKPDLIIGNKMRQEKIYEQLSAIAPTVFAETLRGDWKENFNLYAKALNKVDKGNEVIQKYDTRIADIKEKLGDKKNMKVSMVRFMGGEVRIYHKDTFSGVILNDLGFARPESQNVDDFAERNVTKERIPAMDGDILFYFTYETGDGKSSELEKEWINDPLFKNLEVAKKGEVHKVSDTIWNTAGGVLAANLMLDDIEKIFLK
- a CDS encoding ABC transporter ATP-binding protein; its protein translation is MNAIETKNLSLSYGETLIINELDLKIPKGEITVFIGGNGCGKSTLLRSIARLLKPKSGGVLLEGKAIAKLSTKEIAKKMAILPQSPTAPEGITVLQLVKQGRYPHQSWLKQWSEEDEKKVNDALKATRLDELKERTVDSLSGGQRQRAWIAMTLAQDTDIILLDEPTTYLDMTHQIEILDLLFELNEKKKRTVVMVLHDLNLACRYAHNVVAIKDKKVFAQGKPEHIINCSLVKNVFGMDCEVTMDPLFGTPLCIPYGKGRCILNQAVAMNG